One segment of Streptomyces sp. TG1A-8 DNA contains the following:
- the xylA gene encoding xylose isomerase: MNYQPTPEDRFTFGLWTVGWQGRDPFGDATRRALDPVETVQRLAELGAHGVTFHDDDLIPFGSSETERESHVKRFRQALDATGMKVPMATTNLFTHPVFKDGAFTANDREVRRYALRKTIRNVDLAVELGAQTYVAWGGREGAESGAAKDVRAALDRMKEAFDLLGEYVTSQGYDIRFAIEPKPNEPRGDILLPTVGHALAFIERLERPELYGVNPEVGHEQMAGLNFPHGIAQALWAGKLFHIDLNGQSGIKYDQDLRFGAGDLRAAFWLVDLLESAGYEGPRHFDFKPPRTEDLDGVWASAAGCMRNYLILKERAAAFRADPEVQEALRASRLDQLARPTAADGLQALLGDRTAFEDFDVEAVAARGMAFERLDQLAMDHLLGARR, encoded by the coding sequence ATGAACTACCAGCCCACCCCCGAGGACAGGTTCACCTTCGGCCTGTGGACCGTCGGCTGGCAGGGAAGGGACCCGTTCGGCGACGCCACGCGCCGCGCTCTCGACCCGGTCGAGACGGTGCAGCGCCTGGCCGAGCTCGGCGCGCACGGGGTCACCTTCCACGACGACGACCTGATCCCCTTCGGATCCTCCGAAACCGAGCGCGAGTCGCACGTCAAGCGTTTCCGCCAGGCCCTCGACGCGACCGGCATGAAGGTCCCGATGGCCACCACGAACCTCTTCACGCACCCCGTTTTCAAGGACGGCGCGTTCACCGCGAACGACCGCGAAGTGCGCCGCTACGCGCTGCGCAAGACGATCCGCAACGTCGACCTCGCCGTCGAGCTGGGCGCGCAGACCTACGTCGCCTGGGGCGGCCGCGAGGGCGCCGAGTCCGGTGCCGCCAAGGACGTGCGCGCGGCCCTCGACCGCATGAAGGAGGCCTTCGACCTCCTCGGCGAGTACGTCACCTCGCAGGGCTACGACATCCGCTTCGCCATCGAGCCCAAGCCCAACGAGCCGCGCGGCGACATCCTGCTGCCCACGGTCGGCCACGCGCTGGCGTTCATCGAGCGTCTGGAGCGTCCCGAGCTGTACGGAGTCAACCCCGAGGTGGGTCACGAGCAGATGGCCGGGCTCAACTTCCCGCACGGCATCGCACAGGCCCTGTGGGCGGGCAAGCTCTTCCACATCGACCTCAACGGCCAGTCCGGCATCAAGTACGACCAGGACCTCCGGTTCGGCGCCGGTGACCTGCGGGCGGCCTTCTGGCTCGTCGACCTCCTGGAGAGCGCCGGTTACGAGGGCCCCCGCCACTTCGACTTCAAGCCGCCGCGGACCGAGGACCTGGACGGCGTGTGGGCGTCGGCGGCCGGCTGCATGCGCAACTACCTCATCCTGAAGGAGCGCGCAGCCGCCTTCCGCGCCGATCCGGAGGTCCAGGAGGCGTTGCGCGCCTCGCGGCTGGACCAGCTGGCCCGGCCGACCGCTGCGGACGGTCTGCAGGCCCTGCTCGGCGACCGCACGGCCTTCGAGGACTTCGACGTGGAGGCGGTCGCCGCGCGCGGAATGGCCTTCGAACGGCTCGACCAGCTGGCGATGGACCACCTGCTGGGTGCGCGGCGCTGA
- a CDS encoding class I SAM-dependent methyltransferase, with protein MSDDHTHVQEFFTARAADWDSRFPDDGPAYAAAVADLGLRAGDRVLDAGCGTGRALPPLRAAVGASGVVVGVDLTPAMLQAAVRAGRGRDGRLLLADAAALPLRPGSLDAVFAAGLIAHLPQPADNLRELARVVRPGGTLALFHPIGRAALAARQGRRITPGDLRAEENLDPLLARSGWRMTRYVDEDARFLALAVHEG; from the coding sequence ATGAGCGACGACCACACGCACGTCCAGGAGTTCTTCACCGCCCGAGCGGCCGACTGGGACAGCAGGTTCCCCGACGACGGCCCCGCCTATGCGGCCGCCGTCGCCGACCTCGGGCTGCGCGCGGGCGACCGTGTGCTCGACGCCGGCTGCGGAACGGGCCGCGCGCTGCCGCCTTTGCGGGCCGCGGTGGGGGCCTCCGGGGTGGTGGTGGGCGTCGACCTCACGCCGGCGATGCTGCAGGCCGCCGTACGGGCGGGCCGGGGGCGGGACGGGCGGCTGCTTCTCGCGGACGCCGCCGCACTGCCGCTGCGGCCGGGTTCCCTGGACGCCGTTTTCGCCGCCGGCCTGATCGCGCACCTCCCCCAGCCCGCCGACAACCTGCGGGAGCTGGCCCGCGTGGTGCGTCCGGGCGGCACGCTCGCGTTGTTCCATCCCATCGGCCGGGCGGCCCTGGCGGCCCGCCAGGGGCGGCGGATCACCCCCGGCGACCTCCGGGCCGAGGAGAATCTCGACCCGCTCCTGGCCCGCTCGGGCTGGCGCATGACCAGGTACGTCGACGAGGACGCCCGCTTCCTCGCACTGGCCGTGCACGAAGGCTGA
- a CDS encoding PPOX class F420-dependent oxidoreductase, whose amino-acid sequence MAQKMTDEEWRAFVSYGTRTGKLSTVRADGSPHVAPIWYLLDGDEVVFNTGRDTVKGHNLVRDGRIALCVDDDRPPFHFVVLSGRARLSEDVDEVRLWATRIAARYMGEERAEEYGARNGVPGELLVRATVDKVVAVRSLAE is encoded by the coding sequence ATGGCACAGAAGATGACCGATGAGGAATGGCGGGCGTTCGTTTCGTACGGCACCCGAACCGGCAAGCTGTCCACGGTACGGGCCGACGGGAGCCCGCACGTGGCCCCGATCTGGTACCTGCTCGACGGCGACGAGGTGGTGTTCAACACCGGCAGGGACACGGTGAAGGGGCACAATCTGGTCCGTGACGGACGAATCGCCCTGTGCGTGGACGACGACCGTCCGCCGTTCCACTTCGTCGTGCTCAGCGGCCGGGCCCGGCTGTCGGAGGACGTGGACGAGGTACGTCTTTGGGCCACTCGGATCGCGGCGCGGTACATGGGCGAGGAGCGCGCCGAGGAGTACGGCGCCCGCAACGGTGTCCCGGGCGAGCTGCTGGTCCGGGCCACCGTCGACAAGGTCGTGGCGGTGCGGTCCCTCGCGGAGTGA
- a CDS encoding roadblock/LC7 domain-containing protein → MAQNQGLGWLLDDLTERVDHVRHALVLSNDGLVTGASTGLRREDAEHLAAVASGLHSLAKGSGRHFGAGRVRQTMIEYDDAVLFVTAAGTGSCLCVLSGAEADIGQIGYEMTLLVNRVGEHLGVGARHPDRSPASDL, encoded by the coding sequence ATGGCGCAGAACCAGGGACTCGGCTGGCTGCTCGACGACCTGACCGAGCGGGTGGACCATGTGCGGCACGCGCTGGTCCTGTCCAACGACGGACTGGTCACGGGGGCGAGCACGGGCCTTCGCCGCGAGGACGCCGAGCACCTGGCGGCTGTCGCGTCCGGACTGCACAGTCTGGCCAAGGGCTCGGGGCGCCACTTCGGTGCGGGCCGGGTCCGCCAGACGATGATCGAGTACGACGACGCCGTACTGTTCGTCACGGCCGCCGGTACGGGCAGCTGTCTGTGCGTGCTCAGCGGCGCGGAGGCCGACATCGGCCAGATCGGCTACGAAATGACCCTGCTCGTCAACCGGGTCGGCGAACACCTCGGCGTGGGCGCCCGGCACCCCGACCGCTCTCCCGCCTCCGACCTGTGA
- a CDS encoding DUF6397 family protein, with the protein MPDIIFTPSRALTRTPSRAALELGLKPEEFALAVDLGRVRIVSGGSGSRRVEQAEIDRLRALDGFPGTLRDRLRVVGTAEGAELLGVPPGRFTRLARLGLLLPVHFYPNRHRAVVWLYLAEELREFAAAPENTRLLGGRTPEILRGQLTVGVDLRARNWRGRQLGILLRRAEDPWARAGAVAALLAPSDVADIVEGAGERARLNRFRPAFPGRGTPGTANAHLVEQLVTAQDPDEIRWLRSELTRAMDEARTHVPGPCPAGHHAEPAASSSARHEATPACTHTPYAERVARPAPTRAPRRRENVPGGMRTPRGPRARLRRRSPGPVEVRTSVTGL; encoded by the coding sequence ATGCCGGACATCATCTTCACCCCTTCCCGTGCCCTCACTCGCACGCCGAGCCGAGCCGCTCTCGAACTCGGCCTCAAACCAGAGGAGTTCGCCCTGGCCGTCGACCTCGGCCGGGTCCGCATCGTGTCCGGCGGAAGCGGGAGCCGCCGGGTCGAGCAGGCCGAGATCGACCGGTTGCGCGCCCTGGACGGTTTCCCAGGCACCCTCCGTGACCGCCTGCGAGTGGTCGGCACGGCGGAGGGCGCAGAACTCCTCGGTGTCCCACCGGGCAGGTTCACCCGGCTGGCCCGTCTGGGCCTGCTCCTGCCGGTGCACTTTTATCCGAACCGCCACCGAGCCGTGGTCTGGCTCTATCTCGCCGAGGAACTGAGGGAGTTCGCGGCCGCCCCCGAGAACACGCGCCTGCTCGGAGGTCGCACGCCGGAGATCCTGCGAGGTCAGTTGACGGTCGGAGTGGACCTGCGTGCCCGCAACTGGCGCGGTCGGCAGCTGGGGATCCTGCTACGGCGGGCTGAGGATCCGTGGGCGCGGGCCGGAGCCGTCGCGGCCCTGCTCGCGCCTTCCGATGTCGCGGACATCGTCGAAGGCGCCGGTGAACGGGCTCGACTGAACCGCTTCCGGCCCGCTTTCCCCGGCCGCGGTACCCCGGGAACAGCCAATGCCCACCTCGTCGAACAACTTGTCACGGCGCAGGACCCGGACGAAATCCGCTGGCTGCGCAGCGAGCTGACGCGGGCGATGGACGAGGCGCGCACGCACGTGCCCGGTCCATGCCCGGCCGGCCACCACGCCGAGCCCGCGGCGTCGTCTTCCGCCCGGCACGAGGCGACTCCCGCGTGCACGCACACCCCGTACGCGGAGCGCGTGGCGCGACCTGCTCCTACGCGCGCACCCCGCCGCCGTGAGAACGTGCCGGGGGGCATGCGAACGCCTCGCGGGCCGCGCGCCCGGCTGCGCCGCAGAAGCCCCGGGCCCGTGGAGGTCCGAACCAGCGTTACAGGGCTCTGA
- a CDS encoding acyl-CoA thioesterase II, with the protein MTTNPAERLVDLLDLEQIEVNIFRGRSPEESLQRVFGGQVAGQALVAAGRTTDGDRPVHSLHAYFLRPGRPGVPIVYQVERVRDGRSFTTRRVTAVQQGRTIFNLTASFHKPEEGPFEHQLPSARDVPDPESLPTVSDEIRKHLGALPEQLERMARRQPFDIRYVDRLRWSAEEIQGAEPRSAVWMRAVGQLGDDPLVHTCALTYASDMTLLDAVRLPVEPLWGPRNFDLASLDHAMWFHRPFRADEWFLYDQESPIATGGRGLARGRIYDLHGRLLVSVVQEGLFRAL; encoded by the coding sequence ATGACGACGAACCCGGCCGAGCGACTGGTCGACCTGCTCGACCTGGAACAGATCGAGGTCAACATCTTCCGCGGCCGAAGTCCCGAGGAGTCCCTGCAGCGGGTCTTCGGCGGCCAGGTGGCGGGCCAGGCGCTCGTCGCCGCCGGGCGCACCACGGACGGCGACCGCCCGGTGCACTCGCTGCACGCGTACTTCCTGCGCCCCGGCCGCCCGGGGGTGCCGATCGTGTACCAGGTGGAGCGGGTCCGTGACGGGCGCTCGTTCACCACACGGCGGGTCACGGCCGTGCAGCAGGGACGCACGATCTTCAATCTGACCGCCTCCTTTCACAAGCCCGAGGAAGGACCGTTCGAGCACCAGCTGCCGTCGGCCCGCGACGTCCCGGACCCGGAATCCCTGCCGACGGTCTCCGACGAGATCCGCAAGCACCTGGGCGCACTGCCGGAGCAGCTGGAGCGGATGGCGCGCCGCCAGCCGTTCGACATCCGCTACGTCGACCGGCTGCGCTGGAGCGCCGAGGAGATACAGGGGGCCGAGCCGCGCAGCGCCGTGTGGATGCGCGCGGTCGGGCAGCTCGGCGACGACCCTCTGGTGCACACCTGCGCCCTGACCTACGCCAGCGACATGACTCTGCTGGACGCGGTGCGTCTGCCGGTCGAACCCCTGTGGGGGCCGCGGAACTTCGACCTGGCCTCACTGGACCACGCCATGTGGTTCCACCGGCCGTTCCGCGCGGACGAGTGGTTCCTGTACGACCAGGAGTCCCCGATCGCCACCGGCGGGCGCGGACTGGCCCGCGGACGCATCTACGACCTGCACGGCCGACTGCTCGTCTCGGTCGTCCAGGAGGGGCTTTTCAGAGCCCTGTAA